In one Anabrus simplex isolate iqAnaSimp1 chromosome 9, ASM4041472v1, whole genome shotgun sequence genomic region, the following are encoded:
- the LOC137502157 gene encoding uncharacterized protein, whose translation MEDRVADDLPQVEEVIIKEEARDWELEEQQLEDCLSISLESQQRSEDLKNSDEFKKEIQISTPLQGEVGTMDWMAGADGLPDKKPFRACPYCSQKVTCISQLQSHIAECHPGRKRA comes from the exons ATGGAAGACAGGGTGGCAGATGATTTACCTCAAGTAGAAGAGGTGATCATAAAAGAAGAAGCTAGAGATTGGGAACTTGAAGAACAACAGTTGGAAGATTGTTTATCCATTTCATTAGAATCTCAACAAAGATCTGAG GATTTGAAAAATTCTGATGAATTTAAAAAGGAAATCCAAATTTCAACACCATTACAAGG agAAGTTGGAACTATGGATTGGATGGCTGGTGCAGATGGATTACCTGACAAGAAACCATTTCGAGCATGTCCTTACTGCAGTCAGAAGGTCACCTGTATTTCCCAGCTACAATCACATATAGCAGAATGCCACCCTGGACGAAAGCG AGCTTGA